Proteins from a genomic interval of Rosa chinensis cultivar Old Blush chromosome 2, RchiOBHm-V2, whole genome shotgun sequence:
- the LOC112187918 gene encoding pectate lyase — protein sequence MCSFCVILPCLKAGADSDNSTIAVFDPVLKEREHQAEVAALQAYQPNPEAVADDLLQDVETILEGTNTTRRHLGHKYKGPCTATNPIDRCWRCNSEWSKNRKQLAGCVKGFGHRTRGGKRGPIYVITDSSDDDMANPKPGTLRHAVIQTGPLWIIFKHSMTIKLNKELLVTSHKTIDGRGANVHIAHGAGITLQFVQNVIIHGLHIHDIVSVGGGLIRDSLDHIGLRTQSDGDGISVFGSSHIWLDHLSMWNCYDGLIDVIQGSTAITISNCHFTHHNDVMLFGASDIFEGDKIMQITVAFNHFGKGLIQRMPRCRHGFFHVVNNDYTHWLMYAIGGSSHPTIISQGNRYVAPPNPAAKEITNRNYATEDVWMTWQWRSEGDLMENGAYFRESGVPRTGGEFSRHDMMKAKPGTFVRRLTRFAGTLGCKVGKEC from the exons ATGTGCTCATTCTGCGTAATACTTCCATGCCTAAAAGCGGGCGCAGATTCCGACAATAGCACAATTGCGGTGTTCGATCCTGTCCTTAAGGAGCGGGAGCATCAGGCCGAGGTAGCTGCCCTCCAGGCCTATCAACCCAACCCCGAAGCAGTTGCAGATGACCTACTTCAAGATGTTGAAAC GATTTTGGAAGGGACCAACACCACAAGGAGGCATCTTGGGCATAAGTACAAAGGCCCATGCACGGCCACAAACCCTATTGACCGGTGCTGGAGGTGCAATAGCGAATGGTCCAAGAACCGGAAGCAGCTCGCCGGTTGCGTGAAAGGGTTCGGGCACAGGACCCGCGGAGGAAAGCGCGGTCCCATCTACGTCATCACCGATTCCTCCGACGACGACATGGCAAACCCCAAGCCAGGAACTCTCCGCCACGCCGTGATCCAAACTGGCCCACTTTGGATCATCTTCAAACACAGCATGACCATCAAGTTGAATAAGGAGCTACTTGTGACCAGCCACAAGACCATCGACGGCCGTGGCGCCAACGTTCACATCGCCCACGGTGCCGGAATCACCCTGCAGTTTGTCCAGAATGTGATAATCCACGGCCTTCACATCCACGACATTGTGTCGGTCGGAGGTGGCCTGATCAGAGACTCATTGGACCACATTGGACTTAGGACCCAAAGTGATGGAGATGGTATCTCCGTCTTTGGATCCTCTCACATCTGGCTCGACCATCTCTCCATGTGGAACTGCTACGATGGGCTCATCGACGTCATCCAGGGATCCACCGCCATTACCATCTCCAACTGCCACTTCACTCACCATAACGAC GTGATGCTTTTCGGAGCAAGCGATATATTTGAAGGCGACAAGATCATGCAAATCACGGTGGCGTTCAACCACTTCGGGAAGGGCTTGATCCAGAGAATGCCAAGGTGCAGACACGGCTTCTTCCACGTTGTGAACAACGACTACACCCACTGGCTCATGTACGCCATTGGAGGCAGCTCACACCCAACCATCATCAGCCAGGGCAACCGCTACGTCGCCCCACCAAACCCTGCAGCAAAGGAGATCACAAACAGGAACTACGCAACCGAGGATGTGTGGATGACATGGCAATGGAGATCGGAAGGTGATCTAATGGAGAACGGAGCCTACTTCCGCGAATCTGGAGTGCCGAGAACGGGCGGAGAGTTCAGCCGCCATGACATGATGAAGGCAAAGCCAGGCACATTTGTGAGGAGGCTCACACGCTTTGCGGGTACTCTTGGATGCAAGGTTGGTAAGGAATGTTAA